One Dama dama isolate Ldn47 chromosome 16, ASM3311817v1, whole genome shotgun sequence DNA window includes the following coding sequences:
- the LOC133071329 gene encoding olfactory receptor 13F1-like gives MDKTNATVISNFIFLGFTHYPQIEVIIFVLCLLMYLITLLGNIILMSVSVLDSHLHTPMYFFLSNLSCLDIWYTSSALTPMLANFISGKNTISFSGCAAQMYFSLAMGSTECVLLSVMAYDRYVAICNPLRYPIIMNKKICVQIAAGSWVTGSFTALVETVSVLQLSLCGRSVINHFTCEILAVLKLVCVDTSKVQLIMLVISVLLLPMPVLFICISYAFILSSILRISSLDGRSKAFSTCAAHLSVVVLFYGTALSMYLKPSTIDSQEVDKFIALVYAGLTPMLNPIIYSLRNREVKVAVKKLLVRNSVCALSVSSSK, from the coding sequence atggacAAGACAAATGCAAcagtcatttctaattttatttttctgggatttacTCACTATCCCCAAATTGAAGTCATCATATTTGTGCTGTGCTTGCTGATGTACTTGATCACCTTACTGGGTAATATTATTCTGATGTCAGTTAGTGTCCTGGATTCTCACCTACACacacccatgtacttcttcctcagcaACCTGTCATGTCTGGACATCTGGTATACTTCTTCTGCCCTGACTCCAATGCTGGCAAACTTTATTTCAGGGAAAAACACCATCTCATTCTCAGGGTGTGCTGCTCAAATGTACTTCTCTCTGGCCATGGGCTCCACTGAGTGTGTGCTCCTGTCTGTGATGGCGTATGACCGATATGTAGCCATCTGCAACCCCCTGAGATACCCCATCATCATGAACAAGAAGATTTGTGTTCAGATTGCAGCTGGCTCGTGGGTGACAGGCTCCTTCACTGCCCTGGTGGAAACTGTGTCTGTGTTGCAGCTGTCACTGTGTGGAAGGAGTGTCATCAATCATTTCACTTGTGAGATTCTGGCCGTCCTGAAACTGGTTTGTGTAGACACTTCCAAGGTGCAGTTAATCATGCTGGTGATCAGTGTACTTCTTCTTCCTATGCCAGTGctcttcatttgtatttcttatgCATTCATCCTCTCTAGCATCCTAAGAATCAGCTCACTGGATGGTCGGAGCAAAGCTTTTTCAACATGTGCAGCCCACCTGAGTGTAGTGGTTTTATTCTATGGGACAGCTCTCTCCATGTACCTGAAGCCATCAACTATAGATTCACAGGAAGTAGATAAATTTATAGCTTTGGTATATGCTGGCTTAACTCCCATGTTGAATCCTATCATTTATAGTTTACGGAACAGAGAAGTGAAAGTGGCTGTGAAAAAACTGCTGGTTAGGAACTCTGTTTGTGCTCTTTCAGTCTCTAGTAGCAAATGA
- the LOC133071330 gene encoding putative olfactory receptor 13C6, which translates to MERTNWTDIEFILQGLSEYPRAEKLLFVMCLLMYLVILLGNSTLIILTLLDSHLHTPMYFFLGNLSFLDIWYTSSFIPSMLIHFLSEKKTISFTRCVVQMSVSYTMGSTECILLAVMAYDHYVAICIPLRYPITMNKALCIQTAALSWGLGFLNSLTQRILAVEGQNTVPVSPS; encoded by the exons ATGGAAAGGACCAACTGGACAGACATTGAGTTCATTCTACAGGGACTTTCTGAGTATCCAAGAGCAGAAAAACTCCTTTTTGTGATGTGTTTGTTGATGTACCTGGTGATTCTCCTGGGGAACAGCACTCTGATCATCCTCACTCTCCTGGATTCCCACCTTCACACCCCTATGTACTTCTTCCTCGGCAATCTTTCCTTCCTTGACATTTGGTACACATCCTCCTTTATCCCCTCAATGCTGATACACTTTCTATCAGAGAAAAAAACTATCTCCTTCACTAGATGTGTTGTTCAGATGTCTGTCTCTTACACTATGGGGTCGACAGAGTGTATACTTCTAGCAGTGATGGCATATGACCATTACGTAGCCATCTGCATCCCTCTGAGATACCCTATCACCATGAACAAGGCACTCTGTATTCAGACGGCAGCTCTCTCCTGGGGATTGGGCTTTCTCAACTCATTGACACAAAGAATTCTTGCA GTAGAAGGGCAAAACACTGTccctgtttctccttcttag